From Bacillus pumilus, one genomic window encodes:
- a CDS encoding peptidase U32 family protein: MALLKDGISEMIDGKRVITKKPELLAPAGNLEKLKIAVHYGADAVFIGGKEFGLRSNADNFSIEEMAEGVAFANKYGARIYVTTNIFAHNENMDGLEEYLQGIEGAGVAGIIVADPLIIETCKRVAPKLEVHLSTQQSLSNWKAVQFWKEEGLERVVLARETSALEIREMKEKVDIEIETFIHGAMCIAYSGRCVLSNHMTARDSNRGGCCQSCRWDYDLYKLEGSEEAPLFGEEDAPFAMSPKDLKLVESIPQMIEMGIDSLKIEGRMKSIHYVATVVSVYRKVIDAYCADPDNFVIQQEWLDELDKCANRDTAPAFFEGVPGTDEQMFGIHGKKTTFDFAGLVLHYDEKEQIVTLQQRNFFKAGDEVEFFGPEIENFTCKIETIWDEKGNELDAARHPLQIVKFKLDQKVYPSNMMRKGK, encoded by the coding sequence ATGGCACTATTGAAAGATGGTATTTCTGAAATGATTGACGGGAAACGTGTCATTACAAAAAAACCAGAACTGCTTGCACCAGCAGGAAACTTGGAAAAGCTGAAAATTGCTGTACATTACGGAGCAGACGCTGTCTTTATTGGCGGGAAAGAATTTGGACTTCGCTCAAATGCCGATAACTTTTCAATTGAAGAAATGGCTGAAGGCGTCGCATTTGCAAACAAATACGGTGCACGAATTTATGTGACAACGAATATCTTTGCCCACAACGAAAACATGGACGGACTTGAGGAATACCTTCAAGGGATTGAAGGCGCTGGAGTAGCGGGCATTATTGTGGCTGACCCGCTGATCATTGAAACGTGTAAACGTGTCGCACCGAAGCTTGAAGTCCATTTAAGCACACAGCAATCTCTTTCGAATTGGAAAGCTGTTCAGTTTTGGAAGGAAGAAGGTCTTGAGCGTGTGGTGCTTGCTCGCGAGACAAGTGCGCTGGAAATTAGAGAAATGAAAGAAAAGGTCGATATTGAAATTGAAACGTTCATTCACGGTGCAATGTGTATTGCTTACTCTGGCCGCTGCGTGCTCAGTAACCACATGACGGCAAGAGATTCTAACCGCGGAGGCTGCTGCCAGTCCTGCCGCTGGGATTATGATCTTTATAAACTAGAAGGTTCTGAGGAAGCGCCATTGTTTGGAGAGGAAGACGCACCATTTGCGATGAGTCCAAAAGACTTAAAGCTTGTCGAATCCATTCCTCAAATGATCGAAATGGGAATTGACAGCTTGAAAATCGAAGGGCGAATGAAATCAATTCATTATGTGGCAACTGTCGTGAGTGTATATCGCAAAGTCATTGACGCCTATTGTGCTGACCCGGACAATTTTGTCATTCAGCAGGAATGGTTAGATGAACTAGATAAATGCGCAAACCGTGACACAGCGCCAGCCTTTTTCGAAGGTGTACCAGGAACGGATGAACAAATGTTTGGCATTCATGGAAAGAAAACGACATTTGATTTCGCAGGTCTCGTTCTTCATTATGATGAAAAAGAACAAATCGTCACATTGCAGCAGCGCAACTTCTTTAAAGCTGGCGATGAAGTCGAATTTTTCGGACCAGAAATTGAGAATTTCACATGCAAAATTGAGACGATTTGGGATGAAAAAGGAAATGAACTAGATGCCGCTCGTCATCCGCTGCAAATCGTAAAATTCAAGCTCGATCAAAAAGTATACCCTAGCAACATGATGAGAAAGGGGAAATAA
- a CDS encoding peptidase U32 family protein — MKKPELLVTPSKVSDVLPLIEAGADAFLIGEQTYGIRLAGEFSREDVKQTVELAHAHHKKVYVAMNAIFHNDRVQLLGDYLTFLDALNVDGVVFGDPAVIMAAKETGVSLNLHWSTETTGTNYYTCNYWGRKGATRAVLAKELNMDSVIDIKENAEIEIEIQVHGMTCMFQSKRTLIGNYFEYQGKQMDVEGRNMEEGLFLHDQERQNKYPIFEDANGTHIMSPNDVCMIDELEEFVDAGIDSFKIDGILKSLSYMTEVTSLYRKAIDLLVADKDAYEDQKEDWVKRIEEIQPVNRSIDTGFFFKETVY; from the coding sequence ATGAAAAAACCAGAATTGCTTGTGACGCCAAGCAAGGTGTCAGATGTACTGCCATTAATTGAGGCGGGAGCTGATGCATTCTTAATAGGCGAACAAACATACGGTATTCGTCTTGCAGGCGAGTTTTCAAGAGAAGATGTGAAACAGACGGTTGAGCTGGCACATGCGCATCACAAAAAAGTGTATGTGGCGATGAACGCGATTTTTCATAATGACCGTGTGCAGCTGCTTGGAGATTATTTAACCTTTCTCGATGCATTAAACGTAGATGGCGTCGTCTTTGGAGACCCAGCAGTGATCATGGCCGCAAAGGAAACTGGGGTGAGCCTGAATCTCCACTGGAGTACAGAAACGACTGGGACAAACTATTACACTTGTAACTACTGGGGCAGAAAAGGCGCAACGCGTGCTGTTCTTGCCAAAGAGCTGAACATGGACAGTGTAATCGACATTAAAGAAAATGCTGAGATAGAAATCGAAATTCAAGTTCATGGCATGACATGTATGTTTCAATCGAAACGTACGCTCATTGGCAACTACTTTGAATACCAAGGCAAACAAATGGACGTTGAAGGCAGAAATATGGAGGAAGGACTATTCCTTCATGACCAGGAACGTCAAAACAAATATCCTATTTTCGAGGATGCAAACGGCACACATATTATGAGTCCTAATGATGTGTGTATGATTGACGAATTAGAAGAATTTGTTGACGCAGGCATTGACTCTTTTAAAATTGACGGAATTTTAAAGTCACTTTCTTATATGACAGAGGTGACGTCACTATATAGAAAAGCAATTGATTTATTAGTGGCTGACAAAGACGCCTATGAAGATCAGAAAGAGGACTGGGTGAAGCGGATTGAAGAGATTCAGCCAGTGAATCGTTCAATTGATACAGGGTTCTTCTTTAAAGAAACGGTTTATTAA
- a CDS encoding O-methyltransferase, with product MTIEDDQINDYIEHLIHPSPDAIAQLEVYAKEHHVPIMEKVSIELLLQLLSMKKPKKILEVGTAIGYSAIRMATALPDAEIYTIERNAKRYEEATRNIEELKLKERIHVFFGDAMESAKTVQTMAPYDVIFIDAAKGQYKRFFELFEPMLAHDGMIITDNVLFKGLVATNYEEEIEDKRKKQLIGKIDRYNQWLMSNPDFQTCIIPVGDGIAISTKRGDQS from the coding sequence ATGACTATCGAAGATGATCAAATCAATGATTATATTGAACATTTAATTCACCCAAGTCCTGATGCAATCGCTCAATTAGAGGTATACGCAAAAGAGCACCATGTGCCAATTATGGAAAAGGTGAGCATCGAACTTTTACTGCAGTTGCTGTCGATGAAAAAGCCGAAGAAAATTCTTGAGGTTGGGACAGCGATTGGCTACTCCGCCATTCGAATGGCGACAGCTCTGCCAGATGCTGAGATTTATACGATTGAGCGAAATGCAAAACGCTATGAAGAGGCGACACGGAACATTGAGGAATTAAAGTTAAAAGAAAGAATACACGTGTTCTTTGGTGATGCCATGGAATCGGCTAAAACAGTCCAAACGATGGCGCCCTATGATGTGATCTTTATTGATGCCGCAAAAGGGCAGTACAAACGTTTTTTTGAGCTGTTTGAACCGATGCTTGCTCATGACGGAATGATTATTACAGACAACGTATTATTCAAAGGCTTAGTGGCAACGAACTATGAAGAAGAAATAGAAGATAAAAGAAAAAAACAATTAATTGGAAAAATTGATCGATACAATCAATGGCTTATGTCAAACCCCGATTTCCAAACGTGTATTATTCCAGTTGGAGACGGGATCGCCATTAGTACTAAAAGAGGTGACCAATCATGA
- the mltG gene encoding endolytic transglycosylase MltG, producing MFSEQKKRPFFKRKMGIVLLSVLAVIIIAALSGFLYVKSALGPVDQKSKQTINIHIPNGTSVREIAGILKENGLISNDTIFTYYAKYKNASGFKAGYFHLKQTMDADTLIQKLTSGGTDYAFQLVIPEGKQLSDIAAVIANQTHFSAKEVEAKLDDPAFIQTLMKKYPKTVTSQVNGKQVKHPLEGYLFPATYPFYREDESLETIIETMIKQTDQYVKTYEKDMKKTNMSIHDVLTMASLIEMEATEKTDRAKISSVFYNRLKKDMPLQTDPTVLYALGEHKSRVYYKDLKVKSPYNTYNNKGLPPGPIANAGESSWKAALHPEKTDYVYFLAKKNGEVVFTKTLNEHNKAKAKYITGSN from the coding sequence ATGTTTTCAGAACAAAAGAAACGACCATTTTTTAAAAGAAAAATGGGGATCGTCCTGTTATCTGTTCTTGCTGTCATCATCATTGCAGCATTATCAGGCTTTTTATATGTTAAATCAGCACTTGGACCGGTCGATCAAAAAAGCAAACAAACGATTAATATTCATATTCCTAATGGGACATCTGTCCGTGAGATTGCGGGCATTTTAAAAGAAAATGGGCTCATTTCGAATGACACGATTTTCACTTATTATGCAAAATACAAAAATGCGTCCGGCTTTAAAGCAGGATACTTTCATTTGAAACAAACGATGGACGCAGACACGCTGATTCAAAAGCTGACATCTGGAGGGACAGACTACGCCTTTCAGCTTGTGATTCCAGAAGGAAAACAGCTGTCTGATATTGCGGCGGTTATTGCAAACCAGACGCATTTTTCAGCCAAGGAAGTGGAAGCAAAGCTGGATGATCCTGCGTTTATTCAAACGTTAATGAAAAAATATCCGAAAACGGTGACATCACAGGTAAATGGAAAACAGGTGAAACATCCGTTAGAAGGTTATTTATTCCCTGCGACGTATCCATTTTATCGTGAGGATGAATCACTCGAAACGATCATTGAAACAATGATTAAACAAACAGATCAATACGTGAAAACGTATGAAAAAGACATGAAAAAGACAAACATGTCCATACATGATGTGTTAACGATGGCATCACTGATTGAAATGGAAGCGACGGAAAAGACGGATCGAGCAAAAATCTCTAGTGTATTTTATAACCGGTTGAAAAAGGACATGCCGCTTCAAACCGACCCAACCGTTCTTTATGCACTGGGAGAGCATAAATCCCGCGTTTATTACAAAGACCTTAAGGTGAAATCTCCTTATAATACGTATAATAACAAGGGGCTGCCGCCTGGACCTATTGCAAATGCTGGTGAATCTTCCTGGAAAGCCGCACTGCATCCAGAGAAAACGGATTATGTGTACTTCCTTGCGAAGAAAAATGGAGAAGTCGTCTTTACGAAAACGTTAAATGAGCACAACAAAGCGAAAGCAAAATACATCACAGGCAGCAATTAA
- a CDS encoding acetyl-CoA C-acyltransferase → MQAVIVQAKRTPFGDKNGMLKDYRPEQLAAPLIQHLSQGMTPDDVILGNVVGGGGNMARLSSLEAGLSLHVPGMTIDRQCASGLEAIRTACVMVQSGEGSMYIAGGTESISRSPMKERARFSPEWIGDPAMGEAAELTASRFSVTRKEQDDYAQLSWERSIDAIKRGTYSEEIVSISGLSIDEAAAKIRPMKKLIQRAKPVFSPGKGSVTAANSCKEADGAAAVVVMERALAEANGFQPMLRYAGSAVAAMHPNFPAAAPIDAMKKLLDQEKIKAEDVALFEINEAFALKIALIARTLDIPYDRINKRGGALCLGHPYSASGAAMMVRLFYEARTLPNGSYVMAAIGSGGGIGLAVLCQVLS, encoded by the coding sequence ATGCAAGCAGTAATCGTACAAGCAAAACGGACACCCTTCGGTGATAAAAACGGGATGCTGAAGGATTATCGTCCAGAGCAATTAGCCGCGCCCCTTATTCAGCATTTGTCTCAAGGGATGACGCCTGACGACGTCATATTAGGCAATGTTGTAGGAGGCGGCGGAAATATGGCCCGTCTGTCCTCATTAGAAGCAGGGCTTTCTTTGCACGTTCCTGGTATGACGATTGATAGGCAGTGTGCCTCTGGTCTTGAAGCAATCCGAACAGCTTGCGTCATGGTTCAATCAGGGGAAGGCTCAATGTATATCGCTGGCGGGACTGAGAGCATTTCCAGATCACCAATGAAAGAAAGAGCCCGCTTTTCACCTGAATGGATAGGAGATCCGGCTATGGGCGAAGCAGCAGAGCTGACCGCCTCGAGATTTTCTGTTACAAGAAAAGAACAAGATGATTATGCGCAATTAAGCTGGGAAAGAAGTATAGACGCAATCAAACGTGGTACATATTCAGAGGAAATTGTTTCGATTAGCGGACTGAGCATTGATGAAGCGGCCGCTAAAATAAGACCGATGAAGAAGCTGATCCAGCGGGCAAAGCCTGTATTTTCACCGGGAAAAGGATCTGTGACTGCCGCCAATAGCTGCAAAGAAGCAGACGGGGCAGCAGCGGTCGTTGTGATGGAAAGAGCGCTAGCGGAGGCAAATGGGTTTCAGCCAATGCTGCGATATGCCGGAAGTGCTGTTGCGGCAATGCATCCCAATTTTCCAGCTGCTGCGCCGATTGATGCGATGAAGAAACTTCTAGATCAAGAGAAAATCAAGGCAGAGGATGTTGCACTGTTTGAAATCAATGAAGCTTTTGCTCTGAAAATAGCGCTGATTGCTCGTACGCTGGATATTCCTTATGACCGAATCAATAAAAGAGGCGGTGCACTTTGTCTTGGGCATCCATATAGCGCATCGGGCGCTGCGATGATGGTGAGACTATTTTATGAAGCGCGCACCTTACCGAATGGAAGCTATGTCATGGCTGCTATTGGGAGCGGTGGCGGCATTGGTTTAGCCGTATTATGTCAAGTTCTGTCATGA
- a CDS encoding acyl-CoA synthetase, which translates to MNPDHIAIIDGKERITYQDWYDRVQISAQWLQRTAHEQKRVAFLLSNGASFLQIFAGAACAGWTAIPLDPRWGHEECVEKLLLSEAALVIIEDRYMKRFEKHSVDMPVFSLSEWKERMSLITQGPYNKSDSENAPVFYMGFTSGSTGSPKAFIRRQQSWIESFRTTADTFGITHQDHVLIAGTLLSSHFLYGAISTLYFGGTVTLLEKFTPVKAKKALETGDITVMYTVPTMTESLLQINAFEGDNPFLVISSGADWGISSKKQLVTNYPHVTFFDFYGTSELSFVSYLSSNDFLQKPSSVGRPFSSIQVEVRRADQSVCQPNETGRIYVKSPMSFSGYLHEVKPPEEWLTVYDMGWMDEDGYLYMSGRENGMIVYGGLNIFPEEIERVLNEQPEVKRSIVVGIPDPYWGEIPVAIIEEGQQTKTVRQAVKEKLAAYKMPKKWLVIDQMIETSGGKIARASMKKWAEEQLSCKQ; encoded by the coding sequence ATGAACCCAGATCATATCGCTATCATTGATGGAAAAGAAAGGATCACTTATCAAGATTGGTATGATCGTGTCCAGATATCGGCACAATGGCTGCAACGAACGGCTCATGAGCAAAAAAGAGTCGCTTTTTTATTATCAAATGGTGCTTCTTTCTTGCAAATATTTGCTGGCGCTGCTTGTGCAGGGTGGACAGCTATCCCGCTTGATCCGAGATGGGGCCATGAGGAATGTGTAGAAAAGCTCTTGTTAAGTGAGGCAGCTCTCGTCATTATAGAGGATCGATATATGAAAAGATTTGAAAAACACAGCGTAGACATGCCGGTTTTTTCTTTATCTGAATGGAAGGAAAGAATGAGCCTGATCACACAAGGTCCATATAACAAAAGCGACAGCGAGAACGCCCCTGTCTTTTATATGGGATTTACGTCAGGATCAACGGGTTCACCTAAAGCCTTTATCAGGCGTCAGCAGTCATGGATCGAAAGCTTTCGAACGACAGCGGATACATTTGGAATCACTCATCAAGATCATGTTCTTATAGCAGGCACACTCTTATCCTCTCACTTTTTATATGGTGCCATTAGTACCCTATACTTTGGCGGCACAGTGACGCTTTTAGAAAAATTCACGCCAGTGAAAGCAAAGAAAGCTTTAGAGACAGGAGACATCACTGTTATGTATACTGTCCCGACAATGACAGAATCGTTACTGCAAATTAATGCTTTTGAGGGAGACAATCCGTTTCTTGTCATATCATCCGGAGCAGATTGGGGCATCTCTTCAAAAAAACAACTCGTCACCAACTATCCGCATGTCACTTTTTTTGATTTTTACGGCACATCAGAGTTAAGCTTTGTTTCCTACTTATCTTCAAATGACTTTCTGCAAAAACCTTCTTCTGTCGGACGACCCTTTTCTTCCATTCAAGTCGAAGTGAGGCGGGCCGATCAATCTGTCTGCCAGCCAAATGAGACAGGAAGAATTTATGTGAAGAGCCCAATGTCTTTTTCAGGCTACTTACATGAGGTAAAACCGCCGGAGGAGTGGCTGACAGTTTATGATATGGGCTGGATGGATGAAGACGGCTATTTGTATATGAGCGGCCGTGAGAATGGCATGATCGTCTATGGGGGGCTGAATATTTTTCCGGAGGAAATTGAACGCGTGCTAAATGAACAGCCCGAGGTGAAGCGGTCGATTGTGGTTGGCATTCCTGACCCATATTGGGGTGAAATTCCTGTTGCCATTATTGAAGAAGGACAGCAGACAAAGACGGTTCGGCAAGCTGTCAAAGAAAAATTGGCTGCCTACAAGATGCCTAAAAAATGGCTTGTCATTGATCAAATGATTGAAACATCTGGGGGAAAAATAGCACGTGCCAGCATGAAAAAGTGGGCGGAGGAGCAGTTGTCATGCAAGCAGTAA
- a CDS encoding biotin transporter BioY: protein MKIQDMMQMALMTAVIGMLGLIPPILLTFTPVPITLQTAGLLLAGGLLKPKQALISLLLFLLVVAAGAPLLSGGRGGIGVFFGPSGGFLLAYPVAALMISLWLNRLKKVTALRLFMIYAVCSIGILYLCGIPFQAMMMDIKVTQAALLSLIYIPGDLIKAGMCAVLTVKIIEAMSYRKRDVHKGSVRFEQNNG, encoded by the coding sequence TTGAAAATTCAAGACATGATGCAAATGGCGTTAATGACAGCGGTTATCGGAATGTTAGGGTTGATCCCGCCGATTTTACTTACGTTTACACCTGTACCAATCACATTGCAAACGGCAGGTCTTTTGCTTGCTGGGGGGCTGTTAAAGCCAAAACAGGCACTGATCAGTTTACTTCTGTTCCTCTTGGTTGTGGCAGCAGGCGCACCTCTTTTGTCTGGTGGGAGAGGCGGAATAGGGGTCTTTTTTGGACCAAGCGGTGGTTTTTTACTAGCTTATCCAGTGGCTGCCCTTATGATCAGTTTGTGGCTGAACCGTCTGAAAAAAGTAACCGCTCTGCGTCTTTTTATGATCTATGCGGTATGCAGTATCGGGATTTTATATCTATGCGGTATTCCTTTTCAAGCCATGATGATGGATATAAAGGTCACTCAGGCAGCTCTTCTTAGTCTGATTTATATTCCAGGTGATCTCATCAAAGCGGGCATGTGTGCCGTTCTCACGGTGAAAATCATTGAGGCCATGTCATATCGAAAAAGGGATGTGCATAAAGGGAGCGTGCGGTTTGAACAGAATAACGGATAG
- a CDS encoding DUF1292 domain-containing protein, which yields MEHGEKQITIVDDNGNEQLCEVLFTFESDHFNKSYVLYYPISEQDNEEIEIHASSFTPNENGEDGELEPIETDEEWDMIEETLNTFLDQEEDEE from the coding sequence ATGGAACACGGAGAAAAGCAAATTACAATCGTTGATGATAATGGAAATGAACAGCTTTGCGAAGTACTATTTACTTTTGAAAGCGACCATTTTAACAAATCATATGTTCTTTACTACCCAATTTCTGAGCAAGACAATGAAGAAATTGAAATTCATGCATCAAGCTTCACGCCGAACGAAAACGGTGAAGATGGCGAGCTAGAGCCTATTGAAACGGATGAAGAGTGGGACATGATTGAAGAAACGTTAAATACGTTCTTAGATCAAGAAGAAGACGAAGAATAG